From Camelina sativa cultivar DH55 chromosome 7, Cs, whole genome shotgun sequence, one genomic window encodes:
- the LOC104701050 gene encoding purple acid phosphatase 6, translating into MKMVILAFLFLSMSTIINGGITSKFVRQALPSIEMSLETFPSPGGYNTPEQVHLTQGDHDGRAMIVSWVTPLNLAGSNVVTYWIAGNSSDVTPAKKRAHASTKSYRFYDYSSGFLHHANIKGLEYDTKYIYEVGTDKSVRQFSFTTPPKVGPDVPYTFGIIGDLGQTYASNETLYHYMSNPKGQAVLFVGDLSYADDHPNHDQRKWDTWGRFVEPCAAYQPFIFAAGNHEIDYVPNIGEPHAFKPYTHRYPNAYKVSQSTSPLWYSVKRASAYIIVLSSYSAYGKYTPQYIWLEQELKKVNREETPWLIVMVHSPWYNSNNYHYMEGESMRIMFESWLVNSKVDLVLSGHVHAYERSERISNVKYNITNGLSSPVKDSSAPIYITIGDGGNIEGIANSFTDPQPSYSAYREASFGHAVLEIKNKTHAQYTWHRNQDNEPVAADSIMLHNRHFFPVEEIESGNVSV; encoded by the exons atGAAAATGGTTATTTtagcctttttgtttttaagcatGAGCACAATCATCAATGGTGGAATCACGAGTAAATTCGTTCGTCAAGCTTTACCGTCCATTGAGATGTCTCTTGAAACTTTCCCTTCTCCTGGTGGTTACAACACTCCTGAACAG GTTCATCTAACACAAGGAGATCACGATGGACGTGCCATGATTGTCTCGTGGGTTACGCCGCTAAACCTCGCTGGTTCTAACGTCGTTACTTACTGGATCGCTGGTAATAGTAGTGACGTAACGCCAGCAAAGAAGAGAGCTCACGCTTCCACGAAGTCTTACAGATTCTATGACTATTCCTCTGGTTTTCTCCATCATGCTAACATTAAAGGACTCGAG TACGATACCAAGTACATCTATGAGGTTGGTACCGATAAATCCGTTAGACAATTCTCCTTCACTACTCCTCCAAAGGTTGGACCTGATGTTCCATACACATTCGGCATCATTg GTGATCTTGGACAAACTTATGCTTCTAACGAGACATTGTATCATTACATGTCGAACCCTAAAGGCCAAGCCGTTCTCTTTGTCGGAGACTTGTCTTACGCAGACGACCATCCGAACCATGACCAGAGGAAATGGGATACTTGGGGAAGATTCGTGGAGCCCTGTGCGGCTTATCAGCCTTTCATTTTTGCTGCCGGGAATCATGAGATTGATTACGTTCCGAACATA GGTGAGCCTCACGCGTTCAAACCCTACACTCACCGTTACCCCAATGCCTACAAAGTTTCACAGAGTACTTCTCCTCTTTGGTACTCGGTCAAACGCGCCTCTGCTTACATTATCGTCCTCTCCTCCTACTCTGCCTACG GCAAATATACTCCTCAATACATTTGGCTCGAGCAAGAGCTGAAAAAGGTGAACAGAGAAGAGACTCCATGGTTGATTGTAATGGTTCACTCACCGTGGTACAACAGTAATAACTACCATTACATGGAAGGTGAGAGCATGAGAATAATGTTTGAGTCGTGGCTCGTTAACAGCAAGGTCGATTTGGTTTTGTCTGGTCATGTCCACGCCTACGAAAGATCGGAACGTATCTCTAATGTCAAATACAATATCACCAATGGCTTGAGCTCTCCGGTGAAAGACTCCTCTGCTCCCATTTACATCACCATCGGAGATGGAGGAAACATTGAAGGAATCGCAAACAGTTTCACTGATCCACAACCAAGTTACTCGGCCTATAGGGAGGCAAGTTTTGGTCATGCTGTTTTGGAGATCAAAAACAAGACTCATGCGCAGTACACATGGCATAGGAACCAAGACAACGAACCTGTCGCCGCAGATTCTATTATGTTGCATAATAGACACTTCTTTCCGGTGGAAGAAATCGAATCTGGCAATGTTAGCGTTTGA